The genomic DNA CCCTGCATGACGTGCGTGTGCCCAACGTCGAGTATCCCATTGCCAACGGTGTAAAGCGCACCGGCAAGCGGGTGCTGGCCGTGGGCACGGATTGTTCGGTGGGCAAGATGTATACCGCGCTGGCGCTGGACGAGGCGATGCGCAAGAAGGGCATGACATCGACGTTCCGGGCGACGGGGCAGACAGGGATCCTGATCACCGGGTCGGGCGTGCCGCTGGACGCGGTCGTGGCCGATTTCATGGCAGGGGCGGTCGAATATCTGACCCCCGACAATGACGCCGATCACTGGGACATCATCGAGGGGCAGGGCAGCCTGTTCCACGTCAGCTATTCCGGGGTGACGCTGGCCCTGATCCACGGTGGCCAGCCCGATGCGCTGATCCTGTGTCACGAGCCCACGCGGCCCCACATGCGCGGGTTGCCTGACTATACGCCGCCCAGCCTCGCGGCGGTGCGTGACACGGCCCTGACGCTGGCGCGGGTGGCCAACCCCGCGTGTGAAGTGGTGGGCGTGTCGGTCAACACGCAGCACCTGTCGGAGGCGGAGGCCGACGCGTATCTTGCCAAGGTCGAGGCGGAGATGGGGTTGCCCGCGGTCGATCCGTTCCGTCACGGGGCGGACAAGCTGGCGGATGCGTTGGCGGCCCTGTAAAGCGGGAGCGTCCGGTCGGTTCTGCGGGATCGAGTTTAGGGGCAAGATGAAGGTGCGGACGGCGGGTTTTGCGCGCCGTCGCGCCGGGCAGAAGGGGCAGCATCATGCAGATCGACATACGTCACGACACGTTCAAGTTGGCGCAGGTGTTTACCATCAGTCGCGGATCGCGCACCGAGGCCAACGTGCTGAGCGTGCGGATCGAGGATGCGGGGCATGTGGGGCGCGGTGAATGCGTGCCCTACGCGCGCTATGGTGAAACGCTCGACAGTGTGACCGCACAGATCGAGGGATTGCCGGAGACGGTCGACCGTGCCGGTCTGTATGATCTTCTGCCGGCGGGGGCGGCGCGGAATGCGGTTGATTGTGCCTTGTGGGATCTGGAGGCCAAGCGCAGCGGCACGCCGGTGTGGCAGTTGGCCGGTCTGGAGCGGCCCGCGCCGCAGGTCACGGCCTATACCCTGTCGCTCGATACGCCCGAGCGGATGCAGGCGCAGGCGGCGGCCCACGCCCGTCGCCCGCTGCTCAAGATCAAGCTGGGCACGCCCGATGACATGGCCCGTCTGGAGGCGGTGCGCGCCGGGGCGCCCGACAGCACCATCATCGTGGATGCCAACGAGGGGTGGTCGGCGCAGGTCTATGCCGATCTGGCGCCGCATCTTGTGCGTCTGGGGGTGGCGATGGTCGAACAACCGTTGCCCGCGGGCGAGGATGAAGCCCTGTTGGGGATGGACCGCCCTGTGCCGGTCTGTGCCGACGAGAGTTGCCATGATCGCGCCAGCCTGCCGGCCCTTGAGGGCAAGTATGACATGGTCAACATCAAGCTGGACAAGACCGGCGGGTTGACCGAGGCGCTTGCCCTGCGCGATGCGGCGCGGGCGGCGGGATTTGACGTGATGGTGGGCTGCATGGTGGGGTCGTCGCTGGCGATGGCGCCTGCGGTTCTGGTGGCGCAGGGGGCTGCGGTTGTCGATCTGGACGGGCCGCTGTTGCTGGCCGAGGATCGCGCCGCGCCGTTGACATTCGATGCCGCCGGGGTGCATCCCGCGACGGCGCAGCTTTGGGGATAGAAGAGAATGCGGACAGTTTATGTAAACGGCGAGTACCTGCCGGAGCACGAGGCCACGGTATCGATTTTCGACCGCGGGTTCTTGATGGCCGACGGGGTCTATGAGGTCACGTCGGTGCTGGACGGCAAGTTGATCGATTTCGACGGCCACGCGGTGCGTCTGAGCCGGTCGCTGAACGAGTTGGAGATGCGCAACCCGATCTCCAAGGACGATCTGCTGGAGGTGCACCGCGAGTTGGTCCGCCGCAACGAAATCGACGAGGGGCTGGTGTATCTGCAGGTGACCCGCGGGTCCGACGGTGATCGCGATTTCGCCTTTCCCGCCGAGGAGACGGAGCCGACCATCGTGCTGTTCACCCAAAACAAGCCCGGTCTGGCCGACAGCCCCGCGGCCCGGAAGGGCGCCAAGGTGATTTCCATCGAGGATATCCGCTGGGGCCGCCGCGACATCAAGACGGTTCAGCTGCTTTATCCGTCGATGGGCAAGATGATGGCCAAGAAGGCCGGTTGTGATGATGCGTGGATGGTCGAGGACGGGATGGTGACCGAAGGGACCTCCAACAACGCCTATATCGTGAAGGGCGGCAAGATCATCACCCGTCATCTGGGCAACGAGATCCTGCATGGCATCACCCGTGCCGCCGTGCTGCGCTTTGCCCGCGAGGCCCAGATGGCCGTGGAGGAGCGTAGTTTCACCATCGCCGAAGCGCAGGAAGCCGATGAGGCGTTTACCACGTCGGCGAGTGCGTTCGTGATGCCGGTGGTCGAGATTGACGGGGTCGCGCTGGGCGACGGTACGCCGGGGCCGGTGGCCACGCGGCTGCGCGAGATCTACCTCGACGAGATGCGCAAGGCGGCGCAGTGACATCGCCCGCGCCGCTGACCCGTGAGGCGTTGGCGGCGGCGGTGGGCACCACGGTGGCCCGCTCAGACTGGGAGCGGGTCGATCAGGACCGCATCGATGCCTTTGCGCAGGTCAGCGGCGATCACCAGTTCATCCACACCGACCCCCGGCGTGCCGCGGCGACGCCGTTTGGCGGGACGATCGCCCACGGCATGCTCAGCCTGTCGGTGCTTGTGGGGATGGCCAGCCGCGTTTTGCCCCCGGTCGCGGGGCAGCGGGCGGTTGTGAATTACGGCTTTGACCGGGTCCGGTTTATCGCGCCCGTTCGGGCGGGGGCACGGGTGCGCGGGCAGTTCGATCTGGCGCAGGTGACAGAGCGCGGGCGCGGGGCGCTGATGTTGCGCTATGCCGCGCAGGCGCTGGTCGAAGGGGCCGACCGCCCGGCGCTGCGGGCGGACTGGCTGTTGCTGTACCAGTTCGAGACCTAGCCTTTGTCGGTGCCGACATTTTCGGCGAAGGCGGTTTTGAACGCCTCTTGCTGGGCGCCGCTGGCATCGGTCTGGTAGTTGGCTTTCCACGCGTCCATGGACATGCCGTAGAAGAGCTCGCGCGCCTCCATCTTGTCCATTTCGATGCCCCGTTCGGCGGCGGCTTCCTGGTACCAGCGCGACAGGCAGTTGCGGCAAAATCCTGTCAGATTCATCATGTCGATGTTCTGCACATCCGTGCGGTCCTGCATCAGGTGCTGTTGCAGACGGCGGAAGGCGGCGGCCTGAAGTTCGATTTCGGTCTGGGTGGGGGTATCGGTCATGGGATGCTCCTGTTGTCGGATCAAAGATGGGCGCGGGCGCGGGCCGCTTCAAGCAGGGGGGCCAGCCGGTCGGCCCACGCGTCCTGTTGCGCAGGTGTGGCGATGACGTCGTTGCGCAACTCGATCAGCACATGCAGACGCCCGTGGGCCAACGCGTGACGGTCCATGCTGTCACCGCGCAGCGCACCGGTATAGGGCTGGTTGTCGCCCACGGTCAGATCCTTCTGCGCGCGCAGCAGATCGAGCGTCGGGCCGCTGAGCCGTTGGTCGGCGGCGTAGAGGATGCCGATTTCCCACGGCCGGGGCGGACGTCCGCGCAGCTGTGGCGTGAAGCTGTGGATCGAAACGATGGCGGTTTCGGGGCGGTCGGCCAGCCGCGCCTGTTCGCCGTGGTAGGGCCGGTAGCACAGATCGAGCCTGCGGGCGCGTTCGGTTGGACCGGCGTTGCGGTTGGCGGGGATAAGCGTGCCGTCGTAGAGCTTCATCAGCAGGGTTGGGTCGTCTTCGCCGCGGTTGGGATCGATCACCAGACGCGAGAAATTCGACAGCAGCGCCGGGCCGTTGAGCCGTTCGGCCAGTGCCCGGCTGACCCCTGCCGCGCCGGGGTCATAGGCGATGTGACGGGCCATATCGGCGGGATCAAGCCCCAGATCGCCGCCCGCAATGGCGCGGGGCACCGTGTTGGCGGCATGATCGCAGGTGACAACCCATCCGCCGGTGCGTTCGGACCCGAAAGTATTGAAAGGACGGTAGTCAGAGGTATCTGTCATCGTGGCGTTCCCATAATGGGCCAATTGATAGTCGCGGACGGCGCGAAAGAAAACATCCGCCGCCGTCCGTGTGCACAGCCGCGCAAAAAATGTGGTTGTCGTTGGACACGGGTCGTCAATTGCGTGTATGTGACCGCTAACATAACCGGATCGAAGTCGAGGAACCGCCATGAGACGCCAGAGAAACGTAAAGATTGTCGCCACATTGGGACCGGCTTCGGAGACGATGGAGATGATCGGTGCGCTGCATGACGCGGGCGCGGACGTGTTCCGGTTGAACATGAGCCACGGCAGCCACGAAGAAATCGCTGAAAAGCACCGCATCATCCGCGAGATCGAGGCGGAAACCGGATCGTCGATTGCCATTCTGGCCGATTTGCAGGGCCCCAAGCTGCGGGTGGGGGTGTTTGCCAACGGCTCCGAGGAGCTGGAGGAGGGCGCGCGTTTCCGGCTGGATCTGGACGAGGCCGAGGGCAATCTGGAGCGCGTCTGCCTGCCGCATCCCGAAATTTTCGAAGCACTGGAGCCGGGATCGCACCTGTTGGTCAATGACGGCAAGATCCGGTTGAAGGTGATCGACTGTGGCGGCGACTATGCCGATTGCGAAGTGATCACCGGCGGCACGATTTCCAACCGCAAGGGCGTGAACGTGCCGGATGTGGTGTTGCCGCTGGCGGCCCTGAGCGACAAGGACCGCGCCGATCTGGAATTCGTGTGCGAGCTGGGGGTCGACTGGCTGGCGCTGTCGTTCGTGCAGCGCCCCGAGGATGTCGAAGAGGCCCGCAGCCTGGCCAAGGGCCGCGCGGCGCTGTTGTCGAAGATCGAAAAGCCGTCGGCGGTGGAGCGGTTCGACGATATTCTGGA from Sulfitobacter sp. S190 includes the following:
- the dgcN gene encoding N-acetyltransferase DgcN, with amino-acid sequence MIETPYLLFLGDAPDQLSAKVAQGIKDWRPDNAVGQLRMEGCKADVGLTDMTLAQAREAGAKTLVIGVANRGGYISQAWKKVLIEALGMGYDLASGLHNLLANEGDLVAASQINGQTLHDVRVPNVEYPIANGVKRTGKRVLAVGTDCSVGKMYTALALDEAMRKKGMTSTFRATGQTGILITGSGVPLDAVVADFMAGAVEYLTPDNDADHWDIIEGQGSLFHVSYSGVTLALIHGGQPDALILCHEPTRPHMRGLPDYTPPSLAAVRDTALTLARVANPACEVVGVSVNTQHLSEAEADAYLAKVEAEMGLPAVDPFRHGADKLADALAAL
- the dgcA gene encoding N-acetyl-D-Glu racemase DgcA, which codes for MQIDIRHDTFKLAQVFTISRGSRTEANVLSVRIEDAGHVGRGECVPYARYGETLDSVTAQIEGLPETVDRAGLYDLLPAGAARNAVDCALWDLEAKRSGTPVWQLAGLERPAPQVTAYTLSLDTPERMQAQAAAHARRPLLKIKLGTPDDMARLEAVRAGAPDSTIIVDANEGWSAQVYADLAPHLVRLGVAMVEQPLPAGEDEALLGMDRPVPVCADESCHDRASLPALEGKYDMVNIKLDKTGGLTEALALRDAARAAGFDVMVGCMVGSSLAMAPAVLVAQGAAVVDLDGPLLLAEDRAAPLTFDAAGVHPATAQLWG
- a CDS encoding D-amino-acid transaminase, giving the protein MRTVYVNGEYLPEHEATVSIFDRGFLMADGVYEVTSVLDGKLIDFDGHAVRLSRSLNELEMRNPISKDDLLEVHRELVRRNEIDEGLVYLQVTRGSDGDRDFAFPAEETEPTIVLFTQNKPGLADSPAARKGAKVISIEDIRWGRRDIKTVQLLYPSMGKMMAKKAGCDDAWMVEDGMVTEGTSNNAYIVKGGKIITRHLGNEILHGITRAAVLRFAREAQMAVEERSFTIAEAQEADEAFTTSASAFVMPVVEIDGVALGDGTPGPVATRLREIYLDEMRKAAQ
- a CDS encoding MaoC family dehydratase, whose protein sequence is MTSPAPLTREALAAAVGTTVARSDWERVDQDRIDAFAQVSGDHQFIHTDPRRAAATPFGGTIAHGMLSLSVLVGMASRVLPPVAGQRAVVNYGFDRVRFIAPVRAGARVRGQFDLAQVTERGRGALMLRYAAQALVEGADRPALRADWLLLYQFET
- a CDS encoding DUF1244 domain-containing protein, translated to MTDTPTQTEIELQAAAFRRLQQHLMQDRTDVQNIDMMNLTGFCRNCLSRWYQEAAAERGIEMDKMEARELFYGMSMDAWKANYQTDASGAQQEAFKTAFAENVGTDKG
- a CDS encoding N-formylglutamate amidohydrolase, coding for MTDTSDYRPFNTFGSERTGGWVVTCDHAANTVPRAIAGGDLGLDPADMARHIAYDPGAAGVSRALAERLNGPALLSNFSRLVIDPNRGEDDPTLLMKLYDGTLIPANRNAGPTERARRLDLCYRPYHGEQARLADRPETAIVSIHSFTPQLRGRPPRPWEIGILYAADQRLSGPTLDLLRAQKDLTVGDNQPYTGALRGDSMDRHALAHGRLHVLIELRNDVIATPAQQDAWADRLAPLLEAARARAHL